In Myripristis murdjan chromosome 18, fMyrMur1.1, whole genome shotgun sequence, the sequence AACTAGCTGTTAGCTAGCAATGACACTTTGGCTCCTGAACTTGACAGTCCCGTGAACTGGGTACAGCTGCTGCCTAATATGCGTTCAAGGTAAGCAGGAATGAGGGTCATACTtgctcaaagtttttttttttcatatggacATTTAAGTTAGGTGTAACAGGCACCAATTAGGAAGAGGCGCTGGTCTTCCACTAGGCTAAATTGTCAGCGGCTCTCCCAGCAGGGTGTCGGCTCTGGTTTCTATTTTAAATGCTGATGCCGGCGGCCTGACGTGCAGCTATTGGCTCAACAAGGTCATGCTGCTGGAGAGTTGGAGGCTGGCACACAGGAACTTTTTCCCAATTAAACACTATCTCCCGGAGGCAGatgaacagtaaaaaaaatggtCACTCACTTTGCCTTTCCTGTCATAAAATTCACTCCAGTCTTGTGGCTATTATGTTCCATTTAAATGTTAATCGCAACTCAAATAGAAAGTAGCAAAAGTATTGCAGCGCCGTCTTCACCAAATCTGCATGCACCTTCACttgcatttattttacagtcagATGCTTCTCCGCGCAGCCATTTCCTATGTAATTTGATATTTGACCGTAATGCCAGTGAGAAAGCCGCTTTCGGGAAAGTTCAGGGGAGTTTCTGCAGGCTCTGAGAGTCAAACGCAGCCagagggtgtgtatgtgtgtgaggtgtcGCATCAAAATGGGACAGAAATCGCGGAAAAGGAGCGAATTCGCGCTGATCCTGCTACAGTTGTTGACTCTTGTCTCGTCGGCTCCTCCAAGATGTGACTCAGGACAATATTTTCTAGGTAAAGTTGTTCAGCTTCTTATGAATAaacgtgcatgcatgcatgaccTGCTGCATAAATTGAACATGACATCGTTGTATGTGCAGGCTGAAGACAACcttacttttacattttacaagaAGTGTTTTTCATAGAGCTTATTGCAGAAAGCTAGTGTTTAATCCACAATGTAGAAACTTTGGTTGATGAGATATAACTAGATGAAATAGCCTATTAGCTTGCCTAATGGCATTAACTGCTGCATGTAACTGTGCCTTTTCAGCCGCCATAGTAATCCAGTGCAAAATCGCAAGCTTCTTGATAATTAATGAGACTTTACTGACAGACAGGCATTTTGGAGAGTTATTGGAGCTAGAGCACAGGTTTATcagcaggcttttttttcccctaggcCACAGTGAAACATTTACAGAAACCACTGTGCCATCTAGTGTCTGCCACATGACAATAACATACTGTCGTGTCTTGCAGGAAGATGCAAGCCAATAGTTGAAGAAAAACGTAAGTATTCCTCAGTCTGCAGGAAGAGTGGTGTCATATGTGAATTGTTTGACATCAGGCTTGCATATTACTGTAGCCaatctgtttttaaattgtttgacTTGTAGAAATGTTTATCTTTTCTACAAGTGTTTATCGGGTTTTCTCACCTATGATCAATTGAGCACTTAACTAATGTTGTTTTAATGACATGTGATTGCAGTAATACTTGTGCTTATTATGGCAGCAGTCCAGGCCCTAAAATCACCTCACCCTGCTGAACAAGTGAAGTGCATGCTTAACTCTGCACTGTCTCAAATCTAATCCCATTGGATTAGATTTGAGACAGTGTTTTCCACAACAAAAAGGATGAGATCATAAGTCACTCTGGCTGTAGCCTTAATGGAATCTGTCCCAAAGGCCATAAAACCATCAGGTGTATTTTTAGATGATCAATGGCAGTATGAAATATTCAGATTCTAATTTCCAGAGATAATAGAAGTATTGGGGACTTGATGATTGAAGACAGTAGTGGGAAGTGTGTGATTAAATGCTTGAGAGATAGAGATACATGTCTTGATccctgaaaatgtaaatgataatTAGATTGATACTGGCCACTATTTAAAGGTAAATGACTATTTCTCAATATCCACTTGCACTTCCTCATGTTTTTACTGAAGAGCTTGTGCAGTCAGATTAAGCTCAGAGAGGAGATGGGCATAGTTTCCAAAATGATGTCTTGTTGCTGGCTAGGGTCTTTTCACATCAGTCTGACtgaattaccttttttttttttttttttttttttttttttttaaatcccagcTAAATGCACAGACCTGTTGCTATCCTACTGCGATGACATGGCTTATACCCAGACCATGTTTCCCAACATCGTCGGCCACAAAACCCGGGAGGAAGTGGAGCTGGGCACGGAGTACCTTCTCCTGAGTGTGGTGGAAACACTGCTTGGTGGAGAGTGCACCCCAGATATCCGCATGCTGGGCTGCTCGGTGTTGGCCCCACGTTGTGAGAAGGACAAGGTACTGAAGCCCTGCCGCAGCATCTGTGAGGCAGTGCGTAAAAGCTGTGTCCATGCTTTTGAGGGAATAGATATGGCATGGCCCTACTTCCTGGACTGCGATCGGTTCTTTGTCAGTGACCAAGAAGGCTGTTATGACCCCCTGGAGGGCCTCAGAGGTAAGGACTACAGGTGCCTAAGTGATACATCACTGGTATGATGAAcctgtctgtgagtgtgtcttttgaatgtgaatatgaatcCTTTGCAGAAACAGTTGCAGAAAGATGGGCTGttgtgatgaaatgaaaatatgaaaatattactcAGTGTCAGCAGTCATGAATTTCAAGAGACCATTTGCTTTCCCGAGCAGATTTTAAGCAGTCATCTGGTTATGCACATATGGTGCACCTCAAAGTTATTATCGGTCAAGTGAAATGCCTTCATTCCCCACATAAACCCTTACTTACTCTTGTTCTGTGGTTACGTTCAAGTGTCTTTATCTCCCCTAcacctttttaaaacattttcttatgGTGACCTACACAGGGTTTGACAATATATTTAGGAGTACCTCTAaaagctatataaataaaatgaacacaaagtTTCCAAAACTGATTCCAAAAAATGTGACTTGACCCCGCCCCCACAACTTCAACAGTATCATGTGTGAGCCATATGAGACCATAAACATGAGATGTCAGCTTTCAGCAGAAGGAACTGATTTGAACATTTAGACTACTCATTTTACTGTTTGTGTATAGCAAAAGTTTTTATGATAGGCAGTTGTTGGTACAAAGTATATTAATCTGCATGACCAACATTGCAGCTCACTTTTTAGTGTGGATGAGACCATTTTTTCCCCAAGCAGAATTTGGTTCAGATGTCTGGCCATTGGGCCTGCATAATTATTCccatattcattttaatttcaaactGATGTCCCTGTTCCTGTTTTGAGTACATTTCACTCCACGtgatgacattttctttctgGTGACTAAGAATTTCAAAGTTGACAAATCACAAATTGGATTCCAAAGAATTGTACCCAAACAAACTGGAAGCATTTAACTAATTAGTGGTGCAGTATGGTATgttatacactcagtggccgcTTTATTAGGTACAGCCGCACAATCCAATACAACCAATACAGCTGTTCTGCCTTAAAGTTTACTTTtgtgatgcctataatgctcaggttttctttttgtcagtaatggaggtgttcattcaatcctatgtttggcattgagttcatagttagtggtgctgttgtactggactgcattttattcagaggtgtttctaatattctgtcaccctcatgtatataaatagagagAAGCAAAAATTATAAAcatctcaatataatgtagtccagcacaagacctctgcaaactacaacctcactAATAAACCTGcttttatatttacacattctcttataaactttattaaatggtagaatttatggcagagctgttgcattgaactgcattagattgagcaggtggacctgataaagtggccagtGAGTGGATATGATAAAAGCGAGTAGAAACAATCTAACCACAATAGGGTTATTTTTCATATGCAAATTTCCATATGCAAATTTGGTACAGAAGAACTTAACTCCTTAGACCCTggttttctcttaaatttccccttaagtagcttcacaTCAAGCCTCTATTGAGCGAAGCCCaatatgccattgttttattgctgcatcattacatcaaatagaaaatatcttgtGCATCACATTTCTCTCTAATTCAGGACATATTTGtatcttcagaaactttatgaTCTCCACCACAATTTAAAATACAGGTCTGTGAGTTTAAACAAAGCTTGGCAATACAGCAATTAAAAACCCATCGATGGGACCAGCAGGGTTGAATAGATTTTTAGAGTATGGCAACTACACTGAACTTCCATAGGAAGTATTAACTTCTGTTGCATTTGAATGGGTCAGCTGTACATGCAACATCAGCAGGTTATACAGCCTGATGTATTAGCTGAAATATGTACACTGGTTGATCAGGCATTACACAGACTTtccacacgtttttttttttttatgcagttaTGCTGTACACTCAAATCCACAATTTATAGCCTGGCTGCCCTACAAGAATGGAGAAAGCATTCTGAAAATGTGAACTGCTGCCAGTTAGTGTTAGAGCCCAAAGAATACTGtgcaaaaatgataaataacacCATAATTTTTCCTTACAGctgaggaagaggtggaagCCTTCAGTAGCGCTCCCCCTGAGGATTCCTCCACCATGATCCAGTTCACCTATCACTCCAACGCTCAGATGAACAGCATCATTAAGAAAACAGAGGCTCGATGCTCCGACATAGCCACTACCTACAGTATCGGCCGCAGTGTGGAAGGCAAGGACCTACTTGTTATCGAGTTCTCCAACAACCCTGGTGAACATGAACTGCGTAAGTAATGTTTTTCAACCTCTTGACTCTGCAATGTCAAATCTGCAGCCTTTTTGGGAACTTCAAAATAAGAATCAGTTCGATCAATGTGACCCTCTATAGTTGAGCCAGAAATAAAGTACATCGGCAACATGCATGGAAATGAGGTCATGGGCCGTGAGCTGCTGATCTACTTGATTCAGTACCTGTGCTCTGAGTATCTTCTGGGGAATGAGCGTATCCAGACTCTCATCAACACCACCCGCATCCACATTCTGCCCTCAATGAACCCTGATGGATACGACATGGCTGCCTCCGGGGTTGAGGACAGTAACTACGCTGATGAAGAGGtcagttttttcatgtttatattcttatacaacaacaaaaatccatCAATTAACATACCACCAATCAGGCTCCTCTGTTAGGTTCAACGGTTACTTTTGATATCTGAAATCCAGTTGTTCTGATGATAGTTTTTCAGTAGTATTGTCCTGCAAGTTTTGGTAATGTCACAAATTTACATATGTAATTATCAAGCATATTCCACAGGGTCCCAGATATGATACATGGAACATTGGCCGAAACAATGCCCAGAACATTGACCTGAATAGAAACTTTCCCGATTTGACATCCATTGTTTACAGTCGACGCAGACACAAGGGCTACCGCACTGACCACATCCCAATCCCAGACTTTTACTGGCTTGGTAAGGTACAGTATGAATCTTTATCCATAAATATCCTCTGTCTCTTATGATCATTTGTGGCTTAATGGGTGTTACCCTTGAGCAAGCTATTTTTCATCATCTTGACTTGACTTAATTTGTCAGTCCCAGTAAGTCATAATGCTACAATCCAGGTTGCACCAGAAACCTATGCTGTAATGAAATGGATACGCTCCATCCCATTTGTGCTGTCCGCTAACTTCCATGGCGGGGACCTGGTGGTGTCCTACCCCTACGATCTCTCCAAACACCCATTGGAACGCAACATGTTCTCCCCGACTCCAGATGATCAGGTGAACAGTTTCCTTGAATCACAAAACACTTAAGTGTTTACCTTGCGACTACATAGTCAGGTGTCTATTTCTGGCTATGGATTTGTTGGCCATAAGAAAATACTTGTCTATCCCAGACATACATGATATGAAACCATATAATTAATAATTGCTAGACACCCAGCCCTCATTAATTTGTTGGGATTGCTCTTCAAAGTGCAGTTAATGGTAAACTTCTCACTGTGAATGTTCTTTCAAGAGGAAAATAATCCATAGGTTTTAACTCCACAGGTATTCAAGTTTCTTGCAAGAACATACGCAAACGCTCATGAAACAATGGCAAACTATAGTGAGTGGTGTGGATCATCTCGTGACAGTCAGGGAGGAATTGTTAATGGTGCACAGTGGTACAGCTTTGCAGGGGGTAAgtttaaagaaattaaaaatattctACAAAACCTAGGGTGCATGTATTGTATGAGTTCACTGTCTCAGAAACACCAGTGAAATGGTCGATGGTGCCACTAGAGGCTGCTCTAAGACCAGTGATTATTCAGCTAATCTGAGACCTGAGTTGCAGGGCCAAGGACCTATGTGAGGTCGAGGGGAAATGACAGCATGCTGCAGTGTATCATGCATTCCTGAGTAAAGCaagttattttctttatttggtCAGGTATGCAAGACTTCAACTATCTACACACCAACTGTTTAGAGATAACCGTGGAGCTGGGTTGTGATAAATTCCCTGCTGAGGAGGAGTTGTACACCGGCTGGCAAGAAAACAAGGAGGCTTTACTCACATTTATGGAGGCAGTAAGAATCAGTCATCAGTTTATTTACAGAATTTTGCTCTAGCTTGCACAATCTAGGAGGGTACTAGGAATGcactgatatgtttttttgactTTGGTATTAATATCTGATTATGTTTCCAACCATAATGGACCAAGCACAATATGCATATTTGTGAGAACTGTGGTAAAAATGCAGTTCCAAGATAGACTAAGCTTTTCAGACAGTCGTTATTTTAACCACAGTGACCACATAAGTTTCATTCTGTTGGAAAAAAAGTTAACAAAAGTGCCAATCCCACAGCTGTCCAAATATTGGTATTAAAAGTAAGAATGGatcaatattgatattgctttttaaagctgcgACTGGCCAATAGCAATTGTCTGCCAATGTATTGGTGGATCCCTGAGGTGAAACCATACACATGGGACGGTACAAGTACAGTTAGTTGACCTCATATCAATTCAGTATCCTCTGCATTGGTATTAGATGGTGAGGTAGTTGTATGTGTTGAATTCTTAGCTGTAATTCATGCATTTGAATTGACCTGTTCTCAAAtgatttttcttatttgatGTTGTTTCCCAGGTCCATCGTGGTGTCAAAGGCATAGTTAAAGATGAGGATGGAAATGGAATCAAAGGTGCAAGGGTATCAGTCAGAGGAATAAGACATGACATTACTACAGGTAAAAACACTAAACCACATTTTGTGCCTTTTTTCCTAGAAGAATGCTTATTTGTCTTTAAAGTGTCAAGCGAATGAAAGCCATATCCCTAGCCTTTGTTTTCTTGTTCAGTGTCTAAGTCCTGTTATTTCAGTACACTGTGGGTAACCTGAGCACTTCATTTTAAttgagtgaaaaacaaaaagatattCCTGTGATCTGCAAGTTCA encodes:
- the LOC115377084 gene encoding carboxypeptidase Z isoform X2 translates to MAYTQTMFPNIVGHKTREEVELGTEYLLLSVVETLLGGECTPDIRMLGCSVLAPRCEKDKVLKPCRSICEAVRKSCVHAFEGIDMAWPYFLDCDRFFVSDQEGCYDPLEGLRAEEEVEAFSSAPPEDSSTMIQFTYHSNAQMNSIIKKTEARCSDIATTYSIGRSVEGKDLLVIEFSNNPGEHELLEPEIKYIGNMHGNEVMGRELLIYLIQYLCSEYLLGNERIQTLINTTRIHILPSMNPDGYDMAASGVEDSNYADEEGPRYDTWNIGRNNAQNIDLNRNFPDLTSIVYSRRRHKGYRTDHIPIPDFYWLGKVAPETYAVMKWIRSIPFVLSANFHGGDLVVSYPYDLSKHPLERNMFSPTPDDQVFKFLARTYANAHETMANYSEWCGSSRDSQGGIVNGAQWYSFAGGMQDFNYLHTNCLEITVELGCDKFPAEEELYTGWQENKEALLTFMEAVHRGVKGIVKDEDGNGIKGARVSVRGIRHDITTAENGDYWRLLTPGIHILTASAPGYTRAMKKVHLPARMRKAGRVDFVLQKSVLEPDTEEDDINIPSMGTYERFDPYNHFERYAAAEMTQIQEQRAEKPWWWNYFVSSGGSAPTWLLRHY
- the LOC115377084 gene encoding carboxypeptidase Z isoform X1, whose product is MCVRCRIKMGQKSRKRSEFALILLQLLTLVSSAPPRCDSGQYFLGRCKPIVEEKPKCTDLLLSYCDDMAYTQTMFPNIVGHKTREEVELGTEYLLLSVVETLLGGECTPDIRMLGCSVLAPRCEKDKVLKPCRSICEAVRKSCVHAFEGIDMAWPYFLDCDRFFVSDQEGCYDPLEGLRAEEEVEAFSSAPPEDSSTMIQFTYHSNAQMNSIIKKTEARCSDIATTYSIGRSVEGKDLLVIEFSNNPGEHELLEPEIKYIGNMHGNEVMGRELLIYLIQYLCSEYLLGNERIQTLINTTRIHILPSMNPDGYDMAASGVEDSNYADEEGPRYDTWNIGRNNAQNIDLNRNFPDLTSIVYSRRRHKGYRTDHIPIPDFYWLGKVAPETYAVMKWIRSIPFVLSANFHGGDLVVSYPYDLSKHPLERNMFSPTPDDQVFKFLARTYANAHETMANYSEWCGSSRDSQGGIVNGAQWYSFAGGMQDFNYLHTNCLEITVELGCDKFPAEEELYTGWQENKEALLTFMEAVHRGVKGIVKDEDGNGIKGARVSVRGIRHDITTAENGDYWRLLTPGIHILTASAPGYTRAMKKVHLPARMRKAGRVDFVLQKSVLEPDTEEDDINIPSMGTYERFDPYNHFERYAAAEMTQIQEQRAEKPWWWNYFVSSGGSAPTWLLRHY